Proteins co-encoded in one Natronorubrum daqingense genomic window:
- a CDS encoding DUF892 family protein, translating to MSMDTIQDLFEHGLEDIYHAEHQLMDTLEDLESNTEREEISQAFAEHREETETQIERLEEVFDLFGEPPEKEECEGIEGLIQEYEEFAAESPSQEVLDYHNMAAAEKTEHYEIAAYGNLIPLADQLGLDEGADLLEENLREEQDALEELKRLTEQFDTDAIPAQ from the coding sequence ATGAGCATGGACACGATTCAGGACCTGTTCGAACACGGTCTCGAGGACATCTATCACGCCGAGCATCAGCTGATGGACACGCTCGAGGACCTCGAGTCGAACACCGAACGCGAGGAGATTTCACAGGCGTTCGCCGAACATCGCGAGGAGACTGAAACCCAGATCGAACGCTTAGAGGAAGTCTTCGACCTGTTCGGCGAGCCCCCCGAGAAAGAAGAGTGTGAAGGAATCGAGGGGCTCATTCAGGAGTACGAGGAGTTTGCGGCCGAGTCGCCCTCCCAGGAGGTCCTCGACTACCACAATATGGCGGCTGCGGAAAAGACGGAACACTACGAAATTGCGGCCTACGGCAACCTGATTCCACTCGCAGATCAACTCGGGCTAGACGAAGGTGCGGACCTGCTCGAGGAGAATCTTCGGGAAGAACAAGACGCACTCGAAGAACTCAAGCGGCTGACGGAGCAATTCGACACCGACGCGATTCCGGCGCAGTGA
- a CDS encoding DUF6360 family protein, producing the protein MSDRLISVTAHTTLEYVEATATGRDFEWESVAVVNATTDADEPTTVRLQFELDNLAEEHLPKHLIECELTSDQARTLAADLEAYADRVESTVTGGDDGGDEP; encoded by the coding sequence ATGTCCGATCGACTGATTTCGGTCACTGCACACACGACGCTCGAGTACGTCGAAGCGACGGCGACGGGCCGGGATTTCGAGTGGGAGTCGGTCGCGGTCGTAAACGCGACGACCGATGCGGACGAGCCGACGACCGTCCGGTTGCAGTTCGAACTCGACAATCTCGCCGAAGAACATCTGCCGAAGCATCTGATCGAGTGTGAACTGACGTCCGATCAAGCGCGGACGCTGGCGGCGGATCTCGAGGCGTACGCGGATCGAGTCGAGAGTACAGTAACTGGCGGTGACGACGGTGGAGACGAGCCGTAG
- a CDS encoding DUF7119 family protein: MTDNRAGDRSRTRRDRRRSVPTDRESPVGEPVIRGDESVTGTRARDAVQFDPDNPDSLADAAETVREFASGSTNDDHLYMLRGAAACAALVRGEGSYKAAAERTDGEATISFIRKWARVHDLPRAVRKQVALGGIAPTAAKHIARVGGEARHLLAWATLDGNLTVRDVRAVASAVNDGTPIEHALADHNVTLGQLEITLSPTTYRDLRRRASIDGTNPGAIVTDALEQYFE; this comes from the coding sequence ATGACTGACAATCGGGCCGGCGACCGCTCACGAACCAGGCGCGATCGAAGGCGCTCAGTTCCAACGGATCGTGAATCACCCGTCGGTGAGCCAGTTATTCGTGGAGACGAATCAGTCACCGGTACACGAGCCCGTGACGCCGTCCAATTTGACCCAGATAATCCAGACAGCCTCGCCGATGCCGCCGAAACCGTCCGCGAATTTGCGAGTGGCTCGACGAACGACGACCACCTCTACATGCTCCGCGGCGCCGCCGCATGTGCCGCTCTCGTCCGCGGTGAAGGATCGTACAAAGCAGCAGCCGAACGTACCGACGGCGAAGCCACGATCTCCTTCATCCGAAAATGGGCCCGCGTTCACGACCTTCCTCGAGCAGTCCGCAAGCAGGTCGCACTCGGCGGAATTGCACCCACTGCTGCAAAACACATCGCCCGCGTCGGTGGCGAAGCGAGACACCTCCTCGCGTGGGCCACACTCGATGGGAACCTCACCGTCCGCGACGTCCGCGCGGTCGCAAGCGCCGTCAACGACGGCACCCCTATCGAACACGCCCTCGCCGACCACAACGTCACACTGGGACAACTCGAAATAACACTCTCTCCGACAACCTATCGCGATCTCCGCCGCCGCGCCTCGATCGACGGAACCAATCCCGGAGCGATCGTCACCGACGCACTCGAGCAGTACTTCGAGTAA